The DNA sequence GCACATAAGTGTCGGTTTGTATCCCACATATTTGGCAGGTTTGTGACTTAATAGTAAATTTAATGTGCTGGGTGTCTCATCTGGAAAGCAAACACTATTAACTGCATCAAACTTTTAACtgattataaaatgtataaaattaaAGCTAGTCTTTATTGTGAAGTGCCAGAGGAAAGATACTGCTCTATAGTCTTGTAGTGTGGCACAACACGATGATCCACTCTTGTCACTTTTtgtccaaaataaaagtcccttTTAGTTACTTTAACAAATCCAGACTTAAATGATCAACTATAACATTATTAGTGGGGATGAAATAGGAACATTTGAGGTGCTATGCaattaaataaactgtaaaaatggaACCAGAAGGATGAACGTTATAAAGTGTCATTTTACTGCCACTTGCATTTTGTTTCCACACACGTGACTTCAACCAATAGAGATGAACGTGCACGTTAGTGGACACAGCGTGCATCACAACACATGTTCTGTCAACCTACTTTTCAATGTTTTCTATGTCAGTGGCCACCAGCCAGCAGAGCTGAGGACAGTCAGTGGGGGAGGAAGACGTGTCCTCCAGGATGGGGATGTCCGAGCCCTCTTCGATCTTACTGTCGACCCCGGGAGGGCCACAGGAATCCTTACCTGGAGCACACACAGATAGCAGCCAGCCTTAAACAGATCTCGCTACAACATGCATTAAATCACAAGGAAGGGTgggtggaaaaataaatgaaaacaagaaaagacttaaaaaaaatttttaacAGAGGTACTGGCTTCTATTTATTCACGTATATTCAGCGTTGTTGATCACGCTGCAATTCTCTGGATTGAAATAACATCTCAGAAAGCTCTTATAGAATAACGATATCCgtgcaggtgtttttttatCTAAAATCTGCTGAGTGATTGTCTCGCTTCCTTTGAGAttaaagcaacagaaacacacatagcCTACTGCATGTAAACTCACACCTACACACAAATAACAATGCAATGAGGCTTATTCGTGTATTAACCTTtcctgtggagctgcagggaaCCGAGCAAGCACACCGACTTGAGCATCTCAGTGATGTACATCTCCAGACAGCACTGCAGCTGTATGAAGAGCCTGCAGATCTCAGGGTGGATCTCCCCGTCCTCCGGCCTGGAAACAGCACACCGCAGGACACACAGTGAGGTTACTGGCTGGAACTTGATGAAATCTTGATACACTGACCAACTTTGTGGAAATGCATGAGACACGATGAGCTCatacattaatatttaaacGGCCACTCCACCAGTTTTATGCATTAAAATGCGTATGCAGGGCTTGGGAGTACGAGTGCAAATGTGTAGAAAGTAGTATAAAACAATTTGTGGCTCCTGAGGAATATAGGCTGAGGCTATATAATTGGATGAATTGCCTCCACTAAatggttgcattgtgggtaatgtaggcactggGATTTGTACTCATATAACACTGATGGACTCATAATGgatttaaaaacagatgatCAGATTCGACGCAGCACAATCAGAGATATCGCCACAcgcttttcttcctcttcaaaacctggcgcctacattcctcacaatgcaacttggccactGATCGACATCAACTGATAAGATTAAAAGCAGTTTTCTGTGGATCCACTAAAAGCTTTATGccactttttcacatatgcagtaaaacTCCACAAGAGTTGTTACCATTTAATGTGGCGAACAATCAAAAAAGAAGGACAAGGATGTCTTTCTGGATACAAAGTTTTTTTGCTCagacaggaaagaaagaaaatcatcagaatcagaaattctTCTATTAGTCCTGCAAACGGGGAAATCTGTGCGTCACAGCagaacataaagaaaatgtgttgatatcGATTAATGCCTCTGTGTACAACTATATATACAGGTGTAAGTGCTGACCCCAATGTTGGTAGGAGCTCCACTGAAAGATCAATGTTCAGCCTGGGGCTTTGAAATGTGTCAAACTTGACGTGACAGAAAAAAGTCAACACAATGTCTCAGTCTGAGTAATTggtaaaagagaaaatcaaaataaaagttaaatatttactGTTAAAATGGTGAAAAGCAAAGTAAGAAGAAGCCAATGAAGTCTTAATTCATGAAAGATTTTGTCTTGTTTAGAAATTGAGTGTGAGTGCAGAATGTGTGTACAGCCTACGTTCACTCACATGTGTAGATCAGAAGGGGAAAACAGTGACTGATACCGACACCTTTGCAGAATGTTTCCAGCATATGGATCTTTTTTGTCCCATCATAAACAGCCCACCGCAAATGTCTCTAACAGGGGCGCCCCCAGAAATCTTTTTTAGGGTGGCTGTGGCCCCCCCGTGGTCCCCCCAGGGATTACacaaactcaaatatttatCTAGTAAATATAATATACTGTTTTAAAAAGCCTACCAAACATTTCCACTTGATGAGATATAAGCTGTGAAGTTCACATTAAGAATGAGTAAACACAAACCTCACTGAACCTTGTGTATTTACCCAGAGCTTATCACTAGCTTTTTATGAGACGCCGCCAGTAGCTTCACAGCCACATAAATCCGGTGTTCAAGGGGAAACATACAGCTGGTGATATTCAGTGGGTGTGATATCACATGGGAAAGTGACAGCGATGAAAGGCGTGAAACTTGCACCTGGTAAGAATAATTCtcgcacgaaaaaaaaaaaaaaaaaaaaatcttgctgCTGCGTTCCCCCTTCTTCTGATGGCGAGCTTTCTCCTTTTCCCAaccttgttttttgtcacaCTGCTGCCTTCTCCAGCACTGTCGCCTAAGCACAGCTGTCATCGGTGCCATCCCCGCTTATCAGCTTGCTTTCTTCTAGCACGTCGAGAGAGGCCCCGCATCACTCAAACCATTCAGACACACCGGCTTTATTTGATTAAAGGGGAATGACCTGCGCTGTCTAATTCAAGCTCTGTGTCTCTAGTAGTGGAGACAAACATTGAAATGGCCCCGGAGAGCTTTTAGAGAAGGAGGTTTTAGAGTATGTGCCGGTGATGATTACGAcgatgatgctgatgctgttATCAGTGGGGACTAAGAGTTCTCTCCGAAGCTGCTGCACTGTCTCTAtttctgttgctgcagctgGGAATTCAAGAACAGAGATTTAATGGATGGAACCTGTTGTCTCGGGGAGAAAAAGTGTGTAGCTGTTGCGATTTTTGAAAAAGAACAGTGCGGGGCACGAAGGTGCGGCACTCTCTCCCaaagatttaaataaagatGTGAGTGAAGCCGGTGGATGCTGTATGATTCATGGCAGGAAACACGTTCATGAGTTTGTCACGCACATGAGGCTTCGAAGCCTCGGTACATTAAACGGATGGAATTTGTCATGCATGTAACAGACAGTGAAGGATATGCACTCCTAAATCACTGTAAGATATAGCGAGGTGATTAATTATTGAGTCAGGAAATAGGTCACAGAGCAGACTATTTTAAAACCTCGTCGCGAGCATCTCACAGGTCTCCAACAAATGTCGTTCAATAAAGGGGAATATGAGCCGTGCTGCTGCTATAGTAAACCCGATACCGCTATTGTCCCAACACTATCCGGCTTTGGCGAGCGAGCTAGCACTGCAGACACCACTCCAGACCTCAGTCACCGCTGGCCTCAGTCTGTCCCATTGTTATTTAAGTAAGTCTGAGGGTGCCAAGTCAGCTGGCGTCTTCAGCCTCATTGAGGACCTTCAAATCCCAAGCCTCGCATTGCCCTTCTTCCACTGGCACCAGTGTGCAGTAGATGTTGGGCTCAGTGGGAGGGTGCAGGCCAAGTCAACAGACATGTCGGGCTTCTATTGTAGCTTTTCTCTACGGTGGCCTTGAGGGTCAAACACAGCATTTcactaaaacacacaataaaaacattttctgcatgcCTTGTGCGCcgttaaatgttgtttttttgtgaaatgtcatcGTATTTTCACCCTTTAGAGCCACTGTAGTTTTCCCTCCAATCGTTAGCCAAAAGCTCCATCAGAAGCAAACCACTTGAGATATATTTTAGAAAAGAGAAGACTTTCAAAGGACAACAGCACCAATTTTACGCGTTAAAGTGTGTTGACAGGCTGTGGGGAGCACTAGCTCCAGAGgatgctgcatgtaatctgataaactgcctccagtgatgtcactcggaggctaagttgcattgtgggtaatgcgggtgccaggttttgaaacgACAGGAGAATTGCTGTATCGATTTTGAAAACATGTCCAACAGTCTTACAGAAgtgcaactgagtgacatctcTGGAAGAAATGtatcatcagattacatgcagcttcctctggagccacaaaaggcttcatactactttCTTAAGGgcgtcatcttgggctttggaaAGTACAGATTTGTCACCTTTTACTGACACGTTGATTGGCCAAACATCTAATAATAATTGAGGAAATAATCAATCATTGGATCATCAAGAATAACTGTTATTGCAGCACTTGTATCACCGGGCTCTGATGAAAACAAGTAGATAATCTGCACTCTGGAAAACAATAACATCCGCTGGTGAAAAAGCATCATAGTGGCTAAATGTTCaaatgaccacacacacacacacacacacacacacacacacacacacacacacacacacacacacacacacacacacacagggccacTCTCACAATGCATTAAACATAGTTATGCAAAAGTCATTGGCTCCACATTATTGATACTATTATCTCATACATTCGCCCTGGGAAGCATTCCACTTCGTGCATTAACGTTTTAGGCCCGAGCTAATGGAGAGTGGTCAGTTTACAGCAGGCTATAGGGGGCTGTGACTGCTTCCTGGTAAAGCTGTCCCTGCCAGCAATTAGACACTATGGCGGTTTTAAAAAGCTGAtctcatgttctgtttttcaccCCACAACTTCttccctccccaccaccacctcctcttcctcctccatctcttcttcttcttcctcttcttcaggcTCTCTGGTCTCACTCTAATGGAGCAGACACTTGGATGATTTCTTTGAAGTGGAGAGAAGCAGGCTTAAGTATACATGTGCCTAAAAATGGGGACGCTTATGCAAATTCGAGATAAATTTAGATACTTTACAACTTTAGGCGCAGCAGTGTTGCAGAGCGCCCCAATTTGCCAAattttttacactttcagaGCGAGGGGAGCTTTTGGTCtgttcagcaccacggacagcgtTTGTGTGCCAACTCACCCCGATATCAAGGAGAGACTCTGGTGCGCCGCTCTCGCCATTTCGCAGCCTTTAGTTCGGGTCCTCAGCATTTCGGCCCGTAAAGTGGGACAGTCCACAGTGATTTCGCCGATGGAGATGACCAGCTCACGGTATAGAGCCACAAGTGTATTGAATTCCTGGACGATCTGCGTTGCAGTGAAACGAGACACAACATAAGTCATGGCACAAACTTCCCTGATCTGTCAACCAGcagagcttttcttttctttcttagtcatttctttttttctgattttgcaCATTGGGGATACATGACGTGCCTGTGCAGGTGCACGATGAAGTGGTGCTTGcactactaaaaaaaaaattgcaaccTTGCGCATTTTGCCGTCACAGAAGCCCCCCTGATCCCTGACAGAAACCAAAAAGTGATGCGTTAAAATATAATCCGTAGAGTCAGGACGCATGATGaatgaacagatttttttttttttgtactgatgGAGGTTATGCTAAGTTTGGTTGTTTGCACAGCCTCACCGCTCAAGCATCTcgctctttttttgtgtgcaacTCCTGCAGAGCATCCTGCGAGGCTCCGTCATGACGCTCGCTGATGTATGAAAGGGTGAAGAAGGCTCTGCACATATGATCTGTCACAACACAGcacctgcactgtgtgtgtgtgtctgtgcatgcgtgtgtgtgtgtgtgtgtgtgtgtgtgtgtgtgtgtgtgtgtgtgtgtgtgtgtgtgtgtgtgtgtgtgtgccacgaCCACGAACACCCCCAGACCCATCAAACATAATCATGTAATTCGGCTAattttctaaaagaaaaaaaaaaaaaaaaaaaaaaatcagccccAGCACTCACAAATGCAAATCACACAGTCAATCTGCGCGAACGAGATGATCAGCTTGGCTTCACTGCCGACAAAGCAATGCAAATGCATAAAGCTATTTTTAGGCTCCCAGACCGGGTTACagtctttttccccccctttttttctctctctctctctcgctcttcttCTTGCAGCTATTAACAGCTGTCGCGTTTGCATCCTTTTGCATGCACGGGGGAATGGTCGATGGTCCGAGAAACAAAGGCAGGTTCTGGATAATAACACAGCACTTCTCGTCAGAGAAGGGAACCATGCAGGCATTGACGTGTCGCAAACCTACCATTCTGCAGTCGGCCACGGCGCGCTGGGCTTTGCGGGTGCTCTCGgtgctctccctcctctgtgggtCTCGGTGAGGAGGCTTGCCGATCTGGAAGATGTTCCCGGCGGATCTGGGGCGATTTTTGCGCCCATTCGATGCAGAACTCATGCATACACATCCACTAACAAAACAGCCCTAATACAGAACGGTGTTTGGTCTTATTTCGCCCCccacctccaaaaaaaaaaaagaagaagaagaagaagaagaagaagaagaaaaaaaaaaaaaaaactccaccaCTTTCGCTCTTCCTGCCTCACCAGCCCCCCTTGCGCCTCGCCGTTCACCTTCCCTCCGTTTTTACGCTCGATTCACCTTCGCCAACTACTGGCTGGGCTTGAGCCTCGGTTATTGTTATTGCTCTGTCTATCTCGCTCGcgttcctcccctctctctagTGCGGGAGACGGGGCAAATATTCTCCCAGACGAGCCTCGGAGCGCAGGAAAAGAGCCGGATGAGCGCCTGCGACTCCTCTCCGCATTGCCTCGACTGCGACGGGGCGCAAGTCACCTTCACTCCAGCAGCACACGGTGCACAGTGAAGACTTcacacacccaaaaaaaaaaaaaaaaaaaaaaaaaagcccggAGTCCAGCTAGCTGAGGTGTCTTCTCTGACGCACCGATGTCGGGAGGAGACGATCGCACTCACGGACTCTCTCCAAATGCAACCATTTTTTATGATTGCGCGTTTCCATTAAGCACCACTAAAGACGGGGCGATAACGATCTTTTCCCCCGAGCTTGCACAACCTCCTTATAGAGACGGAGCCACGCTTGCCAAGCGTCCCCGCAGCGCGCAGAAACGTGCTGGAGAAACGTTCAAggaaacttgaaaaaaaaaaaaaaaaaaaaatcccggTATCGCGGTGTCAGCTCGGCTCcgtgtctttttattttttttttcttcgagtGTCTCCAGCTCGTCGGGCGGGCCTATGTGTCTAACCTTGGAGAGGCAGCAGAAGACGAGCAGTTGCTACAGGCCTGACGTGGCTCTGTGGCTGGCAACACTGCGCACCCAAAGGACGGGAATACTAATAGGGCCCATCAAGTCAGACCCCCGCCCAGAGCTGTGCATGAGACTCCTGAACGTGTGAAAACCAGACTGCTGGCCACTTTTCCTGCACAATACAACACACTTACCTCAATATCACAGCGGAGACTCCTCACAGTTTCCCTGACCTTGCATCCACTGtgacatattcatatttttaataGAGGCAGACTCATTTTGTCAAAACTTTCTAAACCTCTACTCGGTTATTTTACTCTTATAGACACATAGTGCGGTGTAATGTTCCTTTATCAGAGTCCACTGTGGCTTCAAGATATGTTAAAGGTGTTGAATGAATGTTTgaattttatgttgttgtttttttctcactagGCCTTCTTGGTTGTCACAGAAAACTTATGTTTCGTCCTCCCTGGCCGAATACATAAACATTTGAAGTATTATGTAAATGAgaaataagctgctttcactagcacacacacacacacacacacacacacacacacacacacacacacacacacacacacacacacacaaatggatCACAGCTGCATCAAAGACAGAGTAAACATATAATACATGTCggtatgtaaatgtgtgatttaacCCGAATTGTGCCAGTTTGTTATCTATGGTTACGCTATAAAAGAAACTAATCAATAGATATTccttattgttttctttgtgactGTTAATGCGCCTGAGCCCTGAGTGACTATTagtttcctccttccttcctctcttgcctccctccaccacaaAGACAGAAGCAGCCTGCATGTATGTGGTGGATACTGTGAATAAATTAGGAGTCCATTTCAGTGTATGGTGAGTGCTCCTTCTCAAACCCACATTACTATTTAATTGTGAATGCAAAGGGAGATCTTTCACAAAACCATCTGTGTAAGTGtttttagacacacacacacacacacacacacacacacacacacacacacacacacacacacacgcacgcacacacacagagcagagtggaCTTACAGTGCAAAGTTTGTCCACTTTCAGCTTTGCCAGTTTGAAAGTCTCTCCTCGTGGCCTCCCCCACCTCTCCTGCTGGGGGCCCTCACACCTCTCATCTTGACAACAGACTCCAGTCTCTAACCGGAGCTCGTGCTTTCCGTCGAATAAACCCAAATATATCTGTTTGGTGCTGCTT is a window from the Acanthopagrus latus isolate v.2019 chromosome 5, fAcaLat1.1, whole genome shotgun sequence genome containing:
- the rgs7bpa gene encoding regulator of G-protein signaling 7-binding protein A codes for the protein MSSASNGRKNRPRSAGNIFQIGKPPHRDPQRRESTESTRKAQRAVADCRMIVQEFNTLVALYRELVISIGEITVDCPTLRAEMLRTRTKGCEMARAAHQSLSLISGPEDGEIHPEICRLFIQLQCCLEMYITEMLKSVCLLGSLQLHRKGKDSCGPPGVDSKIEEGSDIPILEDTSSSPTDCPQLCWLVATDIENIEKDMREMKNLLSKLRETMPLPLKNQDDSSLLNLTPYPLVRQRKRRFFGLCCLVTS